One genomic region from Halorussus rarus encodes:
- a CDS encoding tyrosine-type recombinase/integrase has translation MARNSPDNGLEPLTPRDAVELYKQDRERELSDATLQSHGYRLKRFTEWCDKEDIDNLNDVTGRDVQRFKIWRKQTVSDVTLKSQMDTLRVFLRFCISINGCIDGLDETVNSPSLADPGAKGTDTVPRQKAEQILQYLDKYQYASLQHVLFRILWETGMRMGAARSIDLQHYHPRDEYLELRHNPETDTPLKNKRKGERAVAISTRTCRIIDDHIEHHRHDVQDDHRRDPLLTTEFGRITKNTIRLNVYRVTRPCTFNAGDCPHDRDPGECEAMNNMTASKCPSSTAPHSIRHGAITDYLASDVAADVVSDRMNVGTDIIEERYDHRDSRSKMRQRRERIDWL, from the coding sequence CACGAAACTCTCCCGACAACGGGCTTGAACCCCTCACACCACGCGACGCAGTCGAACTGTACAAACAAGACCGAGAACGCGAACTCTCAGACGCAACCCTGCAGTCACACGGATACCGGCTGAAACGATTCACCGAATGGTGCGATAAAGAAGACATCGACAACCTGAACGACGTCACCGGCCGCGATGTTCAACGCTTCAAGATCTGGCGTAAACAGACGGTGAGTGACGTAACACTCAAATCCCAAATGGACACACTCCGTGTCTTCTTACGGTTCTGCATCAGCATCAACGGGTGCATCGACGGCCTCGATGAAACGGTCAACTCCCCCTCTCTCGCTGACCCGGGCGCGAAAGGCACCGACACGGTCCCCCGGCAGAAAGCCGAGCAAATCCTGCAGTACCTCGATAAGTACCAGTACGCGTCCCTACAACACGTTCTCTTCCGGATTCTCTGGGAAACTGGAATGCGTATGGGTGCGGCTCGGTCAATCGACCTGCAACACTACCACCCGCGCGATGAATACTTGGAGCTCCGGCACAACCCAGAGACGGATACTCCGTTGAAGAACAAACGAAAAGGGGAGCGGGCAGTCGCAATCAGCACGCGTACTTGCAGAATCATCGATGACCACATCGAACACCACCGTCACGACGTGCAGGACGACCACCGCAGAGACCCGCTGCTGACCACGGAATTCGGGAGGATCACGAAGAATACGATCCGCCTCAACGTGTACCGTGTTACCCGGCCGTGCACGTTTAACGCCGGTGACTGCCCGCATGACCGTGATCCGGGCGAGTGCGAGGCGATGAACAATATGACTGCGAGTAAGTGCCCGTCCAGCACTGCTCCTCACTCGATCCGCCACGGGGCGATCACTGATTATCTCGCGTCAGATGTCGCTGCAGACGTCGTCAGCGACCGTATGAACGTCGGTACGGATATCATTGAGGAGAGATACGATCACCGTGATTCGCGGTCGAAAATGCGGCAGCGGAGAGAACGCATCGACTGGCTGTAA
- a CDS encoding UvrD-helicase domain-containing protein, with protein sequence MPREATNYDAATDYEDATPPEAVRDGLPDELKDAHVKGAGTHPVTDSVRLNGPPGVGKTTQVCLRLAVLIETHDVDPGDITIVTYRRSLAGEITERLQSWGILHEDADPEMWTTAHAVANRVTGLLSRDKADYKQNSGRGLGPAVTAFEQSYFCGEVLNVQYWAPQPWETTRGQLLFDVFEYAANNLLDVHDESDLFDIPAYEDLREEWPGVDVGTLHDRWEEFKDRQDLVEFAELLDAAVTGPLPPTEVVVVDEYHDAYPALARVAERWVDAANTAIVAGDPLQVVNAYAGADPRFFTDRMDHLPEVLLDKSWRVPEEHWQAATRMLQKEFEAPPIDRHGRGEIHEYESPEFGYAQGAGWTAPSANQPGSPGALVDEYIAGSDDSDILLLARTQKQAQGISVALDRDGIVHETQDVDDVGGWTEHRLNTLNAVLKLAVVPGSYGQDSSQYGLQKYGDAAAELRLTTDGTAAILQHAHGGTLDLTSDEVDQRIESLRDDDTDRTVTADDLDGLVTPAFWRKYTDGSASVKRLTKAGEFEDEDLKALQNATVRYDDPVPADALKNVRVLTIHASKGSEATDVVIYDGITSTIATEMERSRETRENEARTWYVGLTRSSERLHIMRGGFSWMQPHLPRDIAPVAAAAAERATTDDTGTDSGTDTVGSTDEPVDPVELYAAQYDGESAVSVAGRVSRAVSGDVNVSDLKARVEAARSDGGGADA encoded by the coding sequence ATGCCCCGAGAAGCAACCAATTACGATGCAGCGACGGACTACGAGGACGCGACGCCCCCTGAAGCGGTCCGTGACGGCCTGCCGGACGAGCTCAAAGACGCACACGTCAAAGGCGCGGGGACACACCCGGTCACCGACAGTGTCCGCCTCAACGGCCCGCCTGGCGTGGGGAAGACCACGCAGGTGTGCCTGCGGCTCGCAGTGCTCATCGAGACCCACGATGTCGATCCCGGCGATATTACAATCGTGACGTACCGCCGGTCGCTCGCGGGGGAAATCACGGAACGGCTCCAGTCGTGGGGAATCCTCCATGAGGACGCTGATCCGGAGATGTGGACGACAGCGCACGCAGTTGCAAACCGTGTCACTGGCCTACTGTCCCGCGATAAAGCCGACTACAAGCAGAACAGCGGCCGTGGGCTCGGGCCAGCTGTTACGGCTTTCGAGCAGTCGTACTTTTGCGGTGAAGTGCTCAACGTCCAGTACTGGGCCCCGCAGCCGTGGGAGACAACGCGCGGACAACTGTTGTTCGACGTGTTCGAGTACGCTGCGAACAATCTGTTAGACGTTCACGACGAAAGTGACCTGTTCGATATCCCGGCGTACGAAGACCTCCGTGAGGAGTGGCCCGGGGTGGACGTCGGCACCCTGCATGACCGGTGGGAGGAGTTCAAGGACCGGCAGGACTTGGTTGAGTTCGCAGAGCTCCTCGATGCCGCCGTTACCGGTCCGCTGCCACCGACTGAGGTGGTTGTCGTGGACGAGTACCACGACGCGTACCCAGCGCTCGCACGAGTCGCCGAACGGTGGGTTGACGCGGCCAACACGGCAATCGTGGCGGGCGACCCGTTACAGGTTGTTAACGCCTACGCTGGCGCGGACCCCCGGTTCTTCACGGATCGGATGGACCACCTGCCGGAGGTGCTCCTCGATAAGTCGTGGCGGGTGCCGGAAGAACACTGGCAGGCTGCGACGCGGATGCTGCAGAAAGAGTTCGAAGCCCCCCCGATCGACCGTCACGGCCGTGGGGAGATTCACGAGTACGAGTCGCCGGAGTTCGGGTACGCGCAGGGTGCTGGGTGGACCGCCCCGTCGGCAAATCAGCCCGGGTCGCCAGGCGCGTTAGTAGACGAGTACATCGCCGGGAGCGACGACAGTGACATACTGTTGCTGGCGAGGACGCAGAAACAAGCGCAGGGCATCAGTGTCGCCCTTGACCGTGACGGTATTGTGCACGAGACACAGGACGTGGATGACGTCGGTGGATGGACAGAACACCGTCTCAACACGCTGAACGCGGTCCTGAAGCTGGCTGTCGTGCCCGGGTCGTACGGGCAGGACAGTAGCCAGTACGGTCTGCAGAAGTACGGTGATGCAGCTGCAGAGCTCCGGCTCACGACTGACGGGACGGCAGCGATCCTTCAGCACGCGCACGGCGGGACGCTTGACTTGACGTCGGACGAGGTTGACCAGAGGATTGAGTCGCTCCGTGACGACGACACGGACCGAACAGTGACTGCAGACGACCTTGATGGCCTTGTCACCCCGGCGTTCTGGCGGAAGTACACGGACGGGTCGGCATCGGTGAAACGACTCACGAAGGCCGGTGAATTCGAGGATGAAGACCTGAAAGCGCTGCAGAACGCCACCGTCAGGTACGACGACCCCGTGCCGGCGGATGCGTTGAAGAACGTCCGTGTGCTCACCATTCACGCCAGCAAAGGCAGTGAAGCGACGGACGTCGTGATTTACGACGGGATCACATCCACGATCGCCACCGAGATGGAACGGTCACGGGAGACACGGGAGAATGAAGCCCGGACGTGGTATGTCGGTCTCACACGGTCGAGCGAACGGTTGCACATCATGCGCGGAGGGTTCTCGTGGATGCAGCCGCACCTCCCGCGAGACATCGCGCCCGTGGCAGCGGCAGCTGCCGAACGCGCCACCACGGATGACACCGGCACGGACTCCGGCACTGACACGGTCGGGAGCACTGACGAGCCGGTTGACCCCGTGGAGCTGTACGCGGCTCAGTACGACGGTGAGAGCGCGGTGTCAGTTGCAGGACGCGTGTCCCGGGCAGTCAGTGGAGACGTGAACGTATCGGACCTGAAGGCGCGCGTTGAAGCTGCCCGTTCGGACGGGGGTGGTGCCGATGCGTGA
- a CDS encoding HalOD1 output domain-containing protein has translation MGYETTHRIRDDESPVEVIVATIAAAENRDPASLPPIYDVVAADALNQLFTDEQRDVEVSFTYYGYRVTVSSTEVVLKSVE, from the coding sequence GTGGGATACGAAACAACTCACCGCATCCGCGATGACGAGTCCCCTGTAGAAGTCATTGTGGCCACCATCGCTGCCGCTGAAAACCGGGATCCAGCGAGTTTGCCCCCAATTTATGATGTTGTAGCCGCCGATGCGCTCAACCAACTCTTCACCGATGAGCAAAGGGATGTGGAGGTATCGTTCACGTACTACGGATACCGCGTAACTGTATCGTCCACCGAAGTCGTGTTGAAGTCCGTCGAATGA
- a CDS encoding recombinase family protein, giving the protein MQESPQNVAGYVRVSTDDQDDDRQRESILQHYNTSEVAWHVDIESGASMSREQYNQLRETIDQYDVVVTTEIDRLGRSFSELASFVEELREKDIDLHCTEQPISTVDNDDWMGDLLLNLMIVFADAERRMIADRVQQGIDKARRDGKRVGRPPAGYDVDEDGFLYQDPAEYAKVQNFIRELKKGRPKTTTAEYFGIPESSIQSILKRAEKNYEIEFDNDLWTIERAKVEAGEKLLEPLE; this is encoded by the coding sequence ATGCAGGAATCACCCCAGAATGTCGCCGGTTATGTCCGTGTCAGCACAGACGACCAGGACGACGACCGGCAGCGCGAATCGATCCTCCAACACTACAACACCAGTGAAGTCGCGTGGCACGTGGACATCGAGTCCGGTGCGAGCATGTCCCGCGAGCAGTACAACCAGCTCCGGGAGACCATCGACCAGTACGACGTCGTCGTCACCACAGAAATCGATCGACTCGGCCGATCGTTCAGTGAGCTCGCCAGTTTCGTTGAGGAACTCCGCGAGAAGGACATCGACCTGCACTGCACAGAGCAACCCATCAGCACAGTCGATAACGACGACTGGATGGGAGACCTTCTACTCAACCTCATGATCGTGTTCGCAGACGCGGAACGACGGATGATTGCTGATCGCGTGCAGCAGGGCATCGACAAAGCGCGTAGGGATGGAAAGCGCGTTGGACGACCGCCTGCAGGGTACGACGTTGATGAAGACGGATTCCTGTACCAGGATCCAGCTGAGTACGCGAAGGTGCAGAACTTCATCCGCGAGCTCAAGAAAGGCCGTCCGAAGACGACGACAGCAGAGTACTTCGGAATCCCGGAGTCCTCGATCCAGTCGATCCTGAAGCGCGCGGAGAAGAACTACGAGATTGAGTTCGACAACGACTTGTGGACGATCGAACGGGCGAAGGTCGAAGCCGGGGAGAAACTGTTAGAACCGCTTGAATAG
- a CDS encoding AAA family ATPase, whose product MSDSSDDYTLEDAQDEVGILRRVTDDVVEAIQNAENEEVLEFLIEDEKLDVIHDGERGLGQVRRAVLESPLASDRLKRVVSLRGDETPKEILVPNDVERNAKVALEAGKPVVLYGPTGTGKTTFAKQLARETGIGYTLNTATPSWTPSDIIGGISPDYTGDSLSYRTKLGCVSEAVQRARRFDVEYGVILDEITRADISKIFGPLYTAIENPHQTIFETDEGETIELDERVNIICTMNMSDRTVNELDNAITRRFAMIELDEYEEDKRRQLFKDWITTHVTDHTDLGESEILRLFERDYQGINHGHESTSQGSIMRFGPMHYRDVAVFLGVGCREGGEYEYDQTDAVGQAFRTYIVPRLLNAAAFPQIERIAEHYRAMNGEFEEFDLAPAAELAERELEQERRQMGSYE is encoded by the coding sequence ATGAGCGATTCGTCGGACGACTATACGCTTGAGGATGCGCAAGACGAAGTCGGAATTCTTCGCCGCGTAACCGACGACGTCGTCGAAGCAATCCAGAATGCGGAGAACGAGGAGGTACTGGAGTTCCTGATTGAGGACGAAAAACTCGACGTGATCCACGACGGCGAGCGTGGGTTGGGCCAGGTCCGACGTGCCGTACTTGAGTCTCCATTGGCGTCAGATCGACTCAAGCGTGTCGTGAGTCTCCGCGGTGACGAAACGCCTAAAGAGATACTTGTTCCGAACGACGTTGAGCGGAACGCGAAGGTCGCGCTGGAAGCGGGCAAGCCAGTCGTCCTGTATGGGCCGACCGGGACAGGGAAGACGACGTTTGCTAAGCAACTCGCTCGTGAAACCGGAATCGGATACACCCTCAACACTGCCACTCCCTCGTGGACGCCGTCGGACATCATCGGTGGAATTAGCCCGGATTACACCGGCGACTCGCTAAGCTACCGGACGAAACTCGGCTGCGTGTCTGAAGCTGTTCAGCGTGCTCGCCGGTTCGACGTCGAATACGGCGTCATCCTCGATGAGATTACGCGAGCGGACATCTCGAAGATCTTTGGTCCGCTGTACACTGCAATCGAGAACCCACACCAAACCATCTTTGAGACCGACGAAGGTGAGACTATTGAGTTGGACGAGCGGGTGAACATCATCTGTACGATGAACATGTCCGACCGGACAGTGAACGAACTCGATAACGCCATCACCCGCCGGTTCGCCATGATCGAGTTGGACGAGTACGAGGAGGACAAGCGCCGACAGCTGTTCAAAGACTGGATCACCACGCACGTCACCGACCACACAGATCTCGGAGAAAGCGAGATTCTCCGGCTGTTCGAGCGGGACTACCAGGGGATCAATCACGGCCACGAATCGACGTCGCAGGGGTCGATCATGCGGTTCGGTCCGATGCACTACCGCGACGTCGCCGTCTTCCTCGGTGTCGGCTGTCGGGAGGGTGGAGAGTACGAGTACGACCAGACAGACGCGGTCGGACAGGCATTCCGGACGTATATCGTTCCGCGACTCCTGAACGCCGCTGCGTTCCCACAGATCGAGCGGATCGCGGAACACTACCGCGCGATGAACGGCGAGTTCGAGGAGTTCGATCTCGCCCCTGCTGCTGAGCTCGCCGAACGGGAACTCGAACAGGAACGACGTCAGATGGGCTCCTACGAGTAA
- a CDS encoding 5-methylcytosine restriction system specificity protein McrC, with amino-acid sequence MSTVDEVYEYGQDTFNVPERGEIRIEGCPSSIGDQLRRASFTQESPGVFTKSQAALDGEQEYEVVTVTVDGDENEVLHVEATDIIGVVSLTPSSKVQVDPKIDWEHIFDMLLAVYDQNRSIEYHGIPLQDFLSDDIHLDDVFVVLAINYLDGLETIHRQGYIRDLVIRRLDSLDGRGEIDVEQTLLNHGRGTLEPHWIRNETEYDNAANSLLHFAGKTLLRLFRQNTHENDHPAYDRIFSEVHREVERLESMGVSSGLDRMDEYRRLSLSDLPKQRRYYQKAFDVAKAVMSSSLGQQLRDGPRELVVDYVLNMESLFEQYSQVVIERELSYIKSYDHLGDLDDVTPVRSPSVNPFEGEGQIYHEPDHALQEGDETLAVLDSKYYAEGHDPVKESPSRSRLFSYAYLLHSDRLAFLCPLLEPKRRRVTQTGAELQIVSPEQEFTLGGYGDVVHDYLHDVLVRKSAELEAFRAVAENRLCLDGVEETDLSNAKSMSGPFTFKDARDFSLRVLKAAADEHSWEVRNRYDLEQDGDWTREQIETRCEQRYEHTTTCVPVFCREQGQEWIDLYFLGGGGDVEKEGPLKLL; translated from the coding sequence ATGAGTACGGTTGACGAAGTTTACGAGTACGGGCAGGACACCTTCAACGTCCCCGAGCGCGGGGAGATCCGGATAGAGGGCTGTCCGTCGTCCATCGGGGACCAGCTTCGTCGCGCGTCCTTCACACAAGAGAGCCCCGGCGTCTTCACGAAGAGCCAGGCGGCACTCGACGGCGAGCAGGAGTACGAGGTCGTAACGGTCACCGTAGACGGCGACGAAAACGAGGTACTCCACGTGGAGGCGACGGACATCATCGGCGTCGTGAGTCTCACGCCGTCGTCGAAGGTGCAGGTCGATCCGAAGATCGACTGGGAACACATCTTCGACATGCTCCTGGCCGTCTACGACCAGAACCGGTCTATCGAGTATCACGGAATCCCGCTGCAGGATTTCCTCTCCGACGACATCCATCTTGACGACGTGTTCGTAGTGCTGGCGATCAACTACTTGGATGGCTTGGAGACTATTCACCGGCAAGGCTACATCCGTGACCTGGTGATTCGTCGGCTCGATAGTCTCGATGGGCGTGGGGAGATCGACGTCGAACAAACGCTGTTGAACCACGGGCGCGGGACGTTGGAGCCACACTGGATCCGCAACGAAACTGAGTACGACAACGCCGCAAACTCGCTGCTCCACTTTGCTGGAAAGACGCTCCTTCGACTCTTCCGACAGAACACCCACGAAAACGACCACCCTGCATACGATCGAATCTTCTCGGAAGTACACCGCGAGGTGGAGCGCCTGGAGAGTATGGGTGTCAGCAGCGGGTTGGACCGGATGGACGAGTATCGACGCCTCTCGCTCAGCGACCTTCCGAAGCAGCGACGGTACTACCAGAAGGCGTTCGATGTCGCCAAGGCAGTGATGTCGTCGTCGCTCGGCCAGCAACTCCGTGACGGCCCACGAGAGCTGGTCGTGGACTACGTCCTGAATATGGAGTCGCTGTTCGAGCAGTACTCGCAGGTCGTCATCGAGCGCGAACTCTCGTACATCAAGTCCTACGACCACCTCGGAGACCTCGACGACGTGACTCCCGTTCGGTCACCATCGGTGAACCCATTCGAGGGTGAAGGGCAGATATACCACGAACCGGACCACGCCCTGCAGGAAGGTGACGAGACACTGGCTGTACTGGACTCGAAATACTATGCAGAGGGTCACGATCCGGTGAAGGAATCCCCGTCCAGATCACGGCTCTTCAGTTACGCGTATCTGCTTCACTCCGATCGACTCGCGTTCCTGTGCCCACTCCTCGAACCGAAGCGACGGCGAGTCACCCAAACAGGTGCCGAACTGCAAATCGTTTCGCCCGAGCAAGAGTTCACGTTGGGCGGATACGGCGACGTCGTCCACGACTATCTGCACGACGTACTCGTCCGCAAATCCGCGGAACTCGAAGCCTTCCGCGCCGTTGCGGAGAACCGACTCTGCCTCGATGGCGTCGAAGAGACGGATCTTAGCAACGCGAAGTCGATGAGCGGTCCGTTCACGTTCAAGGATGCTCGGGACTTCTCCTTGCGTGTTCTCAAGGCTGCCGCCGACGAACACTCCTGGGAGGTCCGAAACCGGTACGACTTAGAGCAAGATGGCGACTGGACACGAGAGCAGATCGAAACACGATGTGAACAGCGCTACGAGCATACGACGACATGCGTACCGGTGTTCTGTCGTGAACAGGGACAAGAGTGGATCGACCTCTACTTCCTAGGCGGAGGGGGAGACGTTGAGAAGGAGGGCCCATTGAAGCTCTTATAG
- a CDS encoding DUF1156 domain-containing protein encodes MSEQSGSSQGRQERTELPIERGFPIERVNEIAEKEGRAKMYYRPIYTMHKWWARRLGCVFRAISLYTLLDDPEKVSVYEPGHEGGTLADYGDDADGESDLDIASLLERVDMTDPESLWELYPKDVRVEDKKILDPFMGGGTSLVEASRFGAEVVGNDLNPVAWFVTKKELEAGQTDVEELEEAFEQVKEDVADEITQYYKTQCPNGDHDADVMYNFWVKELDCVSCGHTVPLFKDYRVAAGRYENDDQYNVLCPDCGSVTLVDDWQSESVCNDCGHGFVPKEGNVSRGGKYNCPDCGQKYAITDAIQEQGPPDLRLYALEYYCEHCDNAGEDKSAYKGYKQAESYDIELFEEAKNEWEESEELYEYVPDEKIPEGAITAASSISGNDVFQHGYETWRDMFTERQLLSLAKLLRSIESVDDQNISEYLLLAASESLRYTNKMVSYNTTYNKIGDFFRNNSFTPPTYPVENNVWGAKWGSGTFSAMFDMVKTGVEYANSPTERYVEDGESVETPEFSQSIGESAEIHQGDMRQLDYENEFDAVITDPPYYDNIIYSEVADYFYVWQKVLLEDVYPEFTQDKTPRSESIVTNPYLEKTAEDFESELGQAFSVVKRALKDDGTLTFTYHHSDSESWGELLESLCNVGFEVTATYPITADINKFIEGEAVSFDIVVVARPIDDTEPASWNSLRRDIYRTARRTRKQLEENRDLSRGDIGVMEMGACFREYSKHHGKVQRDGEIMSAKEVVQEIYGIIQEASDIGVEDVFIDLLDTSNPSFDDVNKLCRGTNAAPEDLKETHLYNQDDGFELGTWDNEKRQAYIQERVNGDGGEHLSNLDKLQFLRYRYEKGQAVQNYVEKWDVDDDLRELAGRLADVTGDDTYTRVLGDRDITSYGE; translated from the coding sequence ATGTCGGAACAATCTGGATCTTCACAGGGCCGGCAGGAGCGGACCGAACTCCCCATCGAACGCGGGTTCCCCATCGAGCGCGTCAACGAGATCGCCGAGAAGGAGGGCCGGGCGAAGATGTACTATCGCCCGATCTACACGATGCACAAGTGGTGGGCGCGACGTCTGGGCTGTGTCTTCCGCGCAATCTCGCTCTACACGCTGCTGGACGATCCGGAGAAGGTCTCGGTGTATGAGCCGGGCCACGAAGGCGGCACGCTTGCGGACTATGGCGACGATGCCGACGGCGAGTCCGATCTTGACATCGCCTCACTGCTCGAACGCGTGGACATGACTGATCCGGAGAGCCTCTGGGAGCTCTACCCAAAGGACGTTCGCGTTGAGGACAAGAAGATTCTCGACCCGTTCATGGGTGGCGGCACGTCGCTCGTGGAGGCTTCTCGCTTTGGCGCAGAGGTAGTCGGCAACGACCTGAACCCTGTCGCGTGGTTCGTCACGAAGAAGGAACTCGAAGCGGGCCAGACTGATGTCGAAGAGCTCGAAGAGGCCTTCGAGCAGGTGAAGGAAGACGTCGCCGACGAAATCACGCAGTACTACAAGACGCAATGCCCGAACGGCGATCACGACGCAGACGTGATGTACAACTTCTGGGTGAAGGAGTTGGACTGCGTCTCGTGTGGGCACACGGTTCCACTGTTCAAGGACTATCGCGTCGCTGCAGGGCGCTACGAGAACGACGACCAGTACAACGTTCTTTGCCCGGACTGTGGCTCGGTCACTCTAGTAGACGACTGGCAGTCAGAGAGTGTCTGTAACGACTGTGGACACGGGTTCGTTCCGAAGGAAGGGAACGTCTCGCGCGGTGGGAAGTACAACTGCCCTGACTGTGGCCAGAAGTACGCGATTACAGATGCGATTCAAGAGCAGGGCCCACCTGATTTGCGCCTCTATGCTCTGGAGTATTACTGCGAACATTGCGATAACGCAGGTGAAGACAAGAGCGCATACAAAGGGTACAAGCAGGCGGAAAGCTACGACATTGAGCTTTTTGAGGAAGCAAAGAATGAGTGGGAGGAGAGCGAAGAACTCTATGAATACGTTCCCGATGAGAAGATACCAGAGGGAGCGATAACTGCGGCTTCGTCTATCAGTGGTAATGACGTGTTCCAACACGGCTATGAGACTTGGCGAGATATGTTCACAGAACGCCAGCTATTGTCGCTTGCTAAGCTCCTACGCTCAATCGAATCTGTGGACGATCAGAATATCTCTGAATACCTTCTTTTAGCGGCTTCTGAATCTCTGCGATATACGAATAAGATGGTATCCTATAATACTACATATAATAAAATTGGGGACTTCTTCCGGAATAACTCTTTCACGCCACCGACCTATCCAGTTGAAAACAACGTCTGGGGTGCGAAGTGGGGGAGTGGAACGTTTAGTGCGATGTTTGACATGGTGAAGACAGGCGTTGAATATGCCAATTCACCCACCGAACGCTACGTAGAAGATGGTGAGTCTGTGGAGACGCCAGAGTTCTCACAATCTATTGGAGAATCTGCTGAAATCCACCAAGGAGATATGCGCCAACTCGACTACGAGAACGAGTTTGACGCGGTTATCACTGATCCTCCATACTACGATAACATCATTTACTCCGAGGTTGCCGACTACTTCTATGTCTGGCAGAAGGTACTTCTCGAAGACGTGTACCCTGAATTTACCCAAGATAAAACGCCACGCTCAGAGTCCATCGTAACGAACCCGTACCTAGAGAAGACGGCAGAGGACTTCGAATCCGAACTGGGACAGGCGTTCTCCGTCGTCAAGCGAGCGCTCAAGGACGATGGAACGCTCACGTTCACCTATCATCACAGCGACTCCGAATCCTGGGGGGAACTCCTCGAATCGCTGTGTAACGTCGGTTTCGAGGTGACTGCCACGTACCCGATCACCGCAGACATCAATAAATTCATAGAAGGTGAAGCGGTCTCCTTCGACATCGTCGTCGTTGCCCGCCCTATTGACGACACCGAACCCGCCTCGTGGAACTCCCTTCGCCGCGACATCTACCGCACGGCCCGGCGCACCCGCAAGCAACTCGAAGAAAACCGTGACCTCTCGCGCGGTGACATCGGTGTGATGGAGATGGGCGCATGTTTCCGTGAGTACTCCAAGCACCACGGAAAGGTACAGCGCGACGGAGAGATCATGAGCGCGAAGGAGGTCGTTCAGGAGATCTACGGCATCATCCAGGAGGCCAGCGACATCGGCGTCGAAGACGTGTTCATCGACCTGCTCGACACGTCAAACCCCTCCTTCGACGACGTCAACAAGCTCTGCCGTGGGACGAACGCTGCCCCGGAAGATCTCAAGGAGACGCACCTATACAACCAGGACGACGGCTTCGAACTCGGCACGTGGGACAACGAGAAGCGCCAGGCGTACATCCAGGAACGCGTCAACGGCGACGGCGGCGAACACCTCTCGAACCTCGATAAGCTCCAGTTCCTGCGGTATCGCTACGAGAAGGGACAGGCGGTCCAGAACTACGTCGAAAAGTGGGACGTCGATGATGACCTACGCGAACTCGCCGGTCGGCTCGCCGACGTGACCGGCGACGACACGTACACGCGCGTACTCGGGGATCGAGACATCACGAGCTACGGCGAATAG